The nucleotide sequence CGGCTGCGGCCTCCTGCAGCGACGTCGGCTGGTAGTCCAGCACCGAACGGTACTGCGCCTGGCCCAGGTAGTAACGGACCACGCGGGGCGGCGCGAGCTCCAGCATCTCCGCCGGGCTGACCGTGTTGCCGACGGACTTCGACATTTTTTCGCCCTGGTAGGTGACCATGCCGTTGTGCATCCAGAAGTTGGCGAAGCCATGGCCGGCCGCCTGGGACTGCGCCATCTCGTTTTCGTGGTGCGGGAATCGCAGGTCCAGGCCGCCGCCGTGGATGTCGAACTCGGTGCCGAGGTACTTCGTGACCATCGCCGAGCATTCGAGGTGCCAGCCCGGACGGCCGGCGCCCCACGGCGAAACCCAGCTCGCCGTCGTCGGCTCGCCTTCCTTGTGCCCCTTCCACAGGGCAAAGTCGCGGGGGTCCTTCTTCCTGTTGCTGAATTGAGGTTCGACGTCCGTGGCCCCCTGCATGTCGTCGATCTTCTGCCGCGTCAGGGCACCGTACTTATGCCAGGAGCGCACATCGAAGTAGACGTCACCGGAGCCGTCGAGGGCAGGGTAGGCGTGGCCGCGGTCAATCAGCAGCTGAATGAGCGCGTGCATCTCCGGAATGTGGCCCGTGGCCCGCGGCTCGTAGGTGGGGCGGGAGACCCCGAGGGTGTCGTAGGCCTTGAGGAACTCCTGCTCATAGCGGTAGGCCAGCGCCCACCACTCCTCCTCCGGCACGGCGCCGGGTTCCTGCTCGAAATCCGGGTGAAAGGAGGCCTCGGACTTGGCGAGGATCTTGTCGTCAATGTCAGTGACGTTCCTGACCACCGTGACGCGGAAGCCGCGGTATTCCAGCCAGCGGGTGAGCTGGTCGAAGGCGATGGCGGAGCGGATGTGCCCCACATGCGGCATGCCCTGCACCGTGGCACCGCAGTAATACAGACTTACCTTGCCCGGTGCCAGGGGAACGAAGTCGCGGACTTCGGCGGATGCAGTGTCGTAAAAGCGCAGGGTCACCGCTCCAGATTAGCCGATGCCAATGTTCCCGCTTACTTGCAGACCTCGCCGATCCTGTTGTTTTGCCTGGCAAGCTCCGCCGTCTGCTCGGAGGTCTTGGTTCCCAGCGATGTGCCTGCCACCTGCTTCATGATGTCGGCCATCTTCTGGATGGGGTCCGCAACTTCCTGGGCCACCTTGTCGGCGACCTCCTGGTAATGCTTGGCGATCTGGTCGGCCTGCTGCTGCTGGTTGCCCGTGGGCTTGAACGTGTCCCCCTGCAGGAACTTGCAGCTTTCCTCGACGCTCATGCGCGGGCTGCCGGCACAGCCGGCCAGAAGCATCCCTGCGATCACGACGGCGGGAAGCAACTTTTTCACGGCGGGTCTCCTGGGATTGCGGTACTGGTGCTTATTCCAGCGTAGGCGATGCTGCCGGATGGGCAGCGGCGATGTGGGTCAGCTGGCCGGCGGGGCAACTCGCCGGCCGGGCAACTGGACGGCAGGGCTCTACACGGCCGGGTAGACGAGGGCCGTGGCCACAGCGGAGATTCCTTCGCCGCGCCCGGTGAAGCCGAGGCCGTCGCTGGTGGTGGCGCTGACGCTGACGGGGGCGCCCGCGGCCTCGGTGAGAACACGCTGGGACTCTTCCCGGCGCGGGCCGAACTTGGGCCGGTTGCCGACGAACTGCACGGCGATATTGCCGATCTCGAAGCCGGCTGCCCTTGCGATGCGGGCAGCTTCGGCCAGCAACGTAACCCCGGAGGCACCTGCGAATTCGGGGCTGTCCGTGCCGAAGTGGGTGCCCAGGTCACCGATGCCGCAGGCGGAGAACAGTGCGTCCGCTGCTGCGTGGGCGACGGGATCGCCGTCGGAATGGCCGGCGAGGCCCCGCTCCCCCTCCCAGAAAAGCCCGCCCAGCCAAAGGGGCTGCGGGTCGCTCTCCGGAGCAAAGGCGTGCACATCGATGCCGATGCCTGTCCGGGGCAGGAGCGGGGTCCGCGAAGCGTTGTTGGTCGGATTCGTGCCGTTCATTGAGCCTTCCGTCATATGGTGTGTCAGCCCTCCACCCAGCGGGCGCCGAGGGGTCCCTCGAGCAGACCCTCAGCGATGATGAGGTCAAGGGGGGTGGTGATTTTCAGGGACTGGCTGGCGCCGCGGACGGCGTGCACTGGCACGCCGAGAAGCTCCACCAGCATGGCGTCGTCGGTGACCGCGGCCGCCTGGCGCTCATCGAAGCCCTCGGCTGCCTCATGCGCTCGCCGCAGCACGGGGAGCTGGAAGCCCTGCGGGGTCTGTACTGCCCTGAGCTCCTCGCGGGGCGCGGTTCCGGTCACGAGTTCCGGTGCGACATCCGCGGCCTGCCCCTCGGTCGCGGCGACCGTCTTGACCGTGTCCACCACGGGAATCACCGGAATCACTGCTTCGGCGCCGGCGGCGAGGGCCTGGGCCACGCGGTGGAAGACGTGCTCCGGGGTCAGGGCACGGGCGGCGTCATGAACCAGAACCGCCTCGGTGCCCTCCTCCACGGCGGCCAGTGCGGAACGCACCGAATCCGCCCGGGAGGCACCGCCGTCGACCATTGTCAGGAGCGGCCCGCCGTCCACCAGCTCCACGCGGAAGTCCTCACAGAGCCGGCGGAGCTCCTCGTCGCCGGCCGGAAGCGCGATGCACACCTGGCTGGCGATGCCAGCCGCGACGATGCCGCGAAGCGCATGCATCAGGATCGGTTCACCGCCCAGCGGCACGGCCGCCTTCGGCATGCCGTAACCCAGCCTCTGCCCGGAACCGGCGGCGACGAGGATCACGGCGGTAACGGGGCGCTTGGGTGCAGTGTTCATGCGCTCTAGCCTACGTCCCTGCGGGATCCCCCTCCATCACCCCAACCATTACCTAGGTGGGGATGAGCCAGACGTTTTCGGGCAAGAAGAAACCCCGGCGGCACCTTGCCACCGGGGTTCAATTCTTCTTAGGAAGCTCCTGCTACTTAGGAAGCCAGGACCTCGTCGAGAACGCTGGCAGCCTTCTCTTCGTCGGTCTTTTCAGCCAAAGCCAATTCTGAGATCAGAATCTGCCGGGCCTTGGCCAGCATTCGCTTCTCGCCTGCGGAAAGGCCCCGGTCGTGATCGCGGCGCCACAGGTCGCGGACGACCTCTGCAACCTTGATGACGTCACCGGAAGCAAGCTTCTCCAGATTTGCCTTGTAACGACGCGACCAGTTGGTGGGCTCTTCAGTGAACTCGGCACGAAGCACATCAAACACGTGCTCCAAACCGTCTTTGCCCACTACGTCGCGTACCCCAACGAGGTCAACGTTTTCTGCTGGAACTTCAATGGTCAGATCACCCTGAGCCACCTTGAGCTTGAGATACATCTTCTCTTCGCCCTTAACAGTGCGCATCTTGATCTCTTCAATTTTTGCTGCACCGTGGTGAGGGTAAACTACTGTCTCGCCGACCTCAAAAACCATGTGGACTTTCCCCTTTCCCGCAGACCAGTTTATCACGATTAAGGCATATGACTGGCATGGATACGGGTCGGGAACCCCGTAAATCCGCGGAAAATGGCCGAAATCAGCCCCTCAGACCCCTTGACGAATGCGAACAATAGTGCATCGCATGCGCGCCCACAAGCGCTACGCGCGGGTAGTTGGGCACCCTCCTGGAGGCTTTGTGGGGCACGCAAACCGGCATCGCAGAGGCCAGTCATGTGGAGGGGCCGAATCCTTGTTTGACCCTCTTTGCCGATAGGCTATGCCTGAAAACTGTTTCAAAGACTTTTCTAGGAGTGCGTGACGTGCGTTTCACTGCGATGAACCGGGGCCAGAGCGGCAAGATGGCAATGGCGGCAGCCGCCCTGAGCATCGGGCTGCTGGGCCTGACGGGCTGCGGCTACGTCAACGCCCAGCAGACCTCTCACCAGTACGCCGCCTCCGACGGAACGCGAGCCGACGTCGGCCCGGTCCAGCTCCGGAACATGCTGATCGTGTCCGCGAACGAGAACCAGCCGGGCCGCGTCATTGGCGCCGTCTACAACTCCTCCTCGGAGGACGTCAAGGTCACCCTCAAGGGGGCCGAAGGCGCGCAGACTGAAGTTCCGGTCAAGAAGAACTCCTACACCCTCCTGAACGAGTCCGCCGACGAAGCCATCCTGAGCTCGGCCGGCGGCCGCCCGGGATCCCTCGTGGACATCCAGGTCACCGAAGACGGCACCAACGTCAACAAGACCGTCAAGATTCCTGTGGTGGACGGTACCCTGCCGGAATACGCTGCCTACCTGCCGGGCGGCGCGCCCACCGAGTCTGCCACCCCGACCCAGACCGCAACGCCGAGCGAGGGCGGCACGCACGCACCTGCCGAAGGCGGCCACTAATAGGGCAAGGCCACTAGGGCTGCAACACGCAGAAGGAGGGGTTCCCGGCCGGGAACCCCTCCTTCTTCGTGTTGTCAGTGCTTCCTGCAGTATGCGCGGTCCCGTGGACCACTCCCCCGCCGGCAGCTGGCTATTACGGTTCGAACTTGTAGCCCAGCCCGCGCACGGTGACCAGGTAACGCGGCAGGGACGGGTCCGGCTCGATCTTGCTGCGCAGCCGCTTCACGTGGACGTCGAGCGTTTTCGTGTCGCCCACGTAGTCGGAGCCCCACACCCGGTCGATCAGCTGGCCGCGGGTCAGCACGCGGCCGGAGTTCCGCAGCAGCATCTCCAGCAGTTCGAACTCCTTCAGCGGCAGCGACACCTGTTCGCCGTCGACACTCACCACATGACGTTCAATGTCCATCCGGACGGGGCCGGCATGGACGGTGGAGGAGATGAGTTCCTCCGGTTCGCCCTGGCGTCGCAGCACCGCGCGGACACGGGCCACCAGCTCGCGGGAGGAATAGGGCTTCGTGACGTAGTCGTCGGCACCCAGCTCCAGGCCGACGACCTTGTCGATCTCGGTGTCCTTGGCGGTCAGCATGATGACCGGAACGGTGGAGCGCTGCCGCAACTGACGGCAGACCTCGGTGCCGGACTGTCCCGGCAGCTGGAGGTCGAGCAGCACGAGGTCCGCCCCGTTGCGGTCGAACTCCGTAATGGCGTCGAGGCCGTTGTCCACAACCTCTACTTCGAACCCTTCCTTGCCCAGAAGATAGGACAGGGGGTCGCTGAACGACTCCTCATCCTCGACAATAAGAATCCTGCTCAAGCGTTAGCTCCTCGTTCGTGGACGCCGGCGGCGTCGTGTACTTCCTTGGCCTGTTGCGGCCGGTCAGGCTGGCCCTGCGATGAGGCGGGGGCCTGTGCCTTGGCTTCCTGGACAGCTGCGCGATCGGTCTGGGCGGCACCATCGGACTGGGGGGCAGACTCGTCCTCCTGCCCTTCCATCTCCGGCAACCGCAGGGTGAACGTCGAGCCCTGGCCTGGCTGGGACCAGAGCGTGACTTCGCCGCCGTGGTTGGACACAACGTGCTTGACGATGCTCAGGCCGAGGCCGGTTCCGCCGGTGTGGCGGGACCGGGCGGAATCCACCCGGTAGAAACGCTCGAAGACCCGTTCCTGGTCCTCGGGCGAGAGGCCTTCGCCCTGGTCCGTGACCGAGACGGAAACCAGCCCCTCCTTGGACCGCACGCCGATGCCTACGCGGGTATTTTCCGGCGAGTACCGGATCGCGTTGTCGATCAGGTTGCGCAGCGCCGTAACCAGCAGGTCGCGGTCACCGTACACCTTGGCCTGGGCGCGGCCGCCAATGACGATCTGGATGTTCTTGCTCTCGGCCGGCAGCTGCGACCGGTCCACGGCTTCTGCAATGACGTCGTTGATGTCCACAGGGTGCCCCTGCTGCGCCACATTCGCGCCCTGCAGCCGGGAGAGCTCGATGATGTCCTGCACCAGCGCAGCCAAGCGGGCAGACTCCTTGTGCATGCGCTTGGCGAAGCGGCGGACGGCATCCTCGTCGTCCGCCGACGATTCCAGCGCTTCGGCCAGCAGTGAGATGGCGCCCACCGGGGTCTTCAGTTCGTGGGAGACGTTGGCCACGAAGTCGTTGCGGATCTCCTCGGTGCGGGTGATCTCGGTGCGGTCGTCGGCCAGCAGGACAATGTATTCCTCGCCGAGCATTGCTGCCCGGACCTGCACAATGATGGTGCCCTGCCCGAGCGGTCCCCGCGGCAGTTCCAGCTGCCGCTCAAGGATCACGCCGTCACGCCGGACGTTCGCCGTCATGTCCAGCAGCTCGCGGTGCACCACCGTGTGCCCGCGCACGAGGCCGTAAGCGTAGGCCGCCGGGCTGGCCCGGACGACGCCGTCGATTGCGTCCACCACCACGAAAGCCTGCCCGACGACGGCGAGGACCTGCGCGGAGCCCTGGGGCAGCGCCGGTTCGTCGTACTCAATCTCCACGAGCTCGCGCTGCTTCTCGCTGGCACGGAAAGCGAGCACGCCAAAGACGCCGAACGACAGGCCCAGCAGGCCGGCGATGACACCTAAGAGCATTGGATCCACGCCTCCAGCTTATGCTTCCGGCAAGCCCCAATATCCGATAAACAGCCCAAGCGGTACGGATTCAGCTAACGTTCATCTTGGGATGTGTAACAGTTCACCGAACACTGGAAGAGTGTGCGGTTGGACTGCCGGAACGGTGACACGAAATTCTGACCGCCGCAGCGGGGCGGAGTTTCCGAGGAAAGGACGCCTACGTGCGCAAGGTTTTTCAGGAGGAGCTGGCCCATGTGGGCGAGGACCTCATCGAGATTTCAAAGCTGGTCAGCGAAGCGATCGGCAAGGCAACCACGTCATTCGAGAGTGCCGACGTCGATCTGGCCCAGGACGTCATCGCCGCGGACGCCAGGATCGACTTCCTGCAGAACAGCCTCGACGAGCGCGCCATCGACATCCTTGCCCTGCAGGGGCCGGTGGCCAGCGACCTGCGCATGATCGTCGGGTCGCTGCGGATGAGCGCATCCCTGGAGCGCATGGGCGATCTAGCCCGCCATATCGCCCAGCTCGCCCGGCTGCGCTTCCCCGCCAACGTGATTCCGGAGTCGCTGAGCGGGACCTTCAAGAGCTTCGCGGAGCAGGACATCGAGATCGCGAACAAGCTCACCCAGCTGCTGGAGACCCGCGACCTCGAGGTTGCCCGGGACATTCTCAAGGCCAACTCCGCGGTGAACGACCTCCACCTCAGCGTCTTCAAGGCGATCGCCCGCCCGGACTGGCAGGAATCCCCCGCCACCACGGTGGACGTGGCCCTCGCGAGCCGCTACTTCGAGCGGTTCGCTGACCACGGTGTTTCCGTGGCGCAGAAGGTCACCTACCTCGTGACCGGTGCATGGCACCCGAACAGCATCGAGCACGGCTGATAATTCCCGCCTGTACTTAAACGGACGACGCCGGCTGGTCACCTGGGGTGACCGGCCGGCGTCGTCCGTTTTGGTTTAGTCAGAGCCAGCGGAGGCCGGCGGGCTACTTCTTGCCCTGGTTGGCCACGGCCAGGATGGCCTCGGCTGCTGCCTCGGGGTCGAGGTAGGTTCCCCCGCGGGTGATCGGCTGGAAGTTTTCGTCCAGGTCGTAAACCAGCGGGATGCCGGTGGGGATGTTCAGGCTGGCAATGTCGTCGTCGCTGATGCCGTCCAGGTGTTTGACCAGGGCGCGCAGGGAATTGCCGTGGGCGGTGACAAGGACCGTCTTGCCGGCCTTCAGGTCTTCCTTGATGTCCGATTCCCAGTACGGGAGGAGGCGGATGAGGACGTCCTTGAGGCATTCGGTGCGGGGCAGGTCATCGCCGAGGTCCGCGTAGCGCGGATCGCGGGACTGGGAGAACTCGCTGCTGTCGTCCAGGGGCGGCGGCGGGGTGTCGTAGGAACGGCGCCACAGCATGAACTGGTCCTCACCGAATTCGGCCAGCGTCTGGGCCTTGTCCTTGCCCTGCAGCGCACCGTAGTGGCGCTCGTTCAGGCGCCAGTCGCGCTTGACCGGGATCCAGCCGCGGTCAGCCTTGTCCAGGGCGATGTTGGCCGTGTTGATGGCACGCTTCAGGAGCGAGGTGTAGAGGATGTCCGGGAGAATGTTGTTCTCAACCAGGAGCTCTCCACCGCGTGCTGCTTCCTCGCGGCCCTGGTCGTTCAGGTCAACGTCCACCCAGCCGGTGAACAGGTTCTTGGCGTTCCATTCGCTGTGGCCGTGGCGCAGCAGAATCAGCTTGTAAGTCATGATTTTCATCCTAGCCGAGCGCGGCCAGCGGGCGCCGAGAGTTACATCACGCGGCAGTGCGGCCCGATAGGCTAAGGCCGTGGTGCAGAAAGCAGAGCGGGTGGTGACCAGCCGGGGAAAGCCGGTGGGGAACGTGACCCGCGGAACCACCAACCCGAACCGCATGCGCCGGCTGGACCGGTGGCTGGCCGGGCCTCAGGCCTGGCGGCTCCGGCGGGCGGCTGACCCGCTGGTGGTGGACCTGGGTTACGGCGCTTCGCCCGCCACCGCCGTCGAACTCTTCGAACGCCTTCAGGCGGTACGGCCGGATGTGCGCGTCTGCGGGATCGAGATCGAACCCGAGCGCGTGCGTGCCGCGAAGCCCCTGGAACGGCCGGGCCTGAGTTTCCGCAACGGGGGATTCGAACTTCCGGTACCCGGGAATCCGGTGTTTGTGCGCGCCTTCAACGTGCTGCGGCAGTACGAGGAAGGGGATGTCCGGCGCATCTGGGAGCTGGTGCAGGGCCGGCTGGCTCCGGACGGCCTGTTCATCGACGGAACGTGCGACGAGATCGGCCGCCGCTCCGCCTGGATTGCCCTTGATGCGGAGCGCCCGGTCAGCCTCACCGTGTCGGTGCGGTTCGGCAGTTTCAGGCTGCCGTCCGAGGTTGCCGAGCGCCTGCCCAAAGCCCTCATCCACCGCAATGTTCCCGGCGAACGCATCCACACGCTGCTGCAGTCGATGGACCGGGCCTGGCTCGAGGCCGCGCCGCTGGCGCCTTTTGGAAACCGCCAGCGGTGGACGGCCATGTGCAGGGCACTGCTCGACGGCGGGTGGCCGGTGCACGATGGCCCCTCGCGTTGGCGCCTCGGGGAACTTACCGTCGGGTGGGAGGCAGTGGCACCGGACGCTGGTTACCAGGGGCCGTAGGGGCCCATGTTCCTGCTGCCGCCGCGGCCGGCGTCCTTCACAGCGGGCCGCACATCGGCCAGGTAGACGGAAGCTGCGACGACGGCGGCGAGGCCGAACAGGCCCAGCGGGCCCAGGAAACCACCGGATCCCCCGCCCAGCACGGACAGTGCCCCGACAGCCAGGCTGCCGCCAGTCAATGCCAGCCAGAACGTCTTGGTGCGCTTGCCCACGGCCTCGAAGGCGTTGGCCCGGTGGCGGACGCAGTCAAAGAAGGCCCAAACCTCGAGGGCGAGTGCTATCAGCCCCAGGATGTAGTAGACCGTGCTCTCAACGTAGAAAATCAGTAGTCGTCCGTCCACCAGCCCAGCCTATCGGTCCAGGGCGTCCAACGCCTGCTTCAAATCGGCCCAGAGGTCCTCGACGTTTTCGATGCCGACGCTCAGCCGGACCAGGTTCTCGGGGACGCTGGCGGGTTCCGCGGCATGCCGGCGCCGGCGCTCGATGAGCGATTCAACCCCGCCGAGGGACGTGGCCGGCAGCCACAGGTGCAGGCCACGGACCAGCCTGTCCGCAGTTTCCGCGGCGCTCAGCCCGCCTGCAGCGGCAACCTGGACGCAGAGGATGGAACCAAAACCCGTCATCTGGGACTTGGCCAGATCGTGTCCCGGGTCGGACTCCAGGCCCGGATACCGCACGCTCTCCAGGGCGGGGTGCGCGCTCAGCCTCTCGGCGAGCACCGCGGCCGACGCCTGGGAGCGTTCAATCCGGAGGGCAAGGGTCCGCAGGCCCCGCAGCGCCAGCC is from Arthrobacter sp. QXT-31 and encodes:
- the cysS gene encoding cysteine--tRNA ligase — encoded protein: MTLRFYDTASAEVRDFVPLAPGKVSLYYCGATVQGMPHVGHIRSAIAFDQLTRWLEYRGFRVTVVRNVTDIDDKILAKSEASFHPDFEQEPGAVPEEEWWALAYRYEQEFLKAYDTLGVSRPTYEPRATGHIPEMHALIQLLIDRGHAYPALDGSGDVYFDVRSWHKYGALTRQKIDDMQGATDVEPQFSNRKKDPRDFALWKGHKEGEPTTASWVSPWGAGRPGWHLECSAMVTKYLGTEFDIHGGGLDLRFPHHENEMAQSQAAGHGFANFWMHNGMVTYQGEKMSKSVGNTVSPAEMLELAPPRVVRYYLGQAQYRSVLDYQPTSLQEAAAAVERIDGFIARALRALSSDGALLFGSHGTVPDAFAAAMDDDLNVPQALAVLHDTVRSGNSALTDGDLEATRQALAGVTEMLRVLGISAAAQPAVDDQTTSALGTLIEAQLAARAEARSRKDWAASDAIRDTLAAAGILVEDNADGATWSLQRG
- the ispF gene encoding 2-C-methyl-D-erythritol 2,4-cyclodiphosphate synthase — its product is MNGTNPTNNASRTPLLPRTGIGIDVHAFAPESDPQPLWLGGLFWEGERGLAGHSDGDPVAHAAADALFSACGIGDLGTHFGTDSPEFAGASGVTLLAEAARIARAAGFEIGNIAVQFVGNRPKFGPRREESQRVLTEAAGAPVSVSATTSDGLGFTGRGEGISAVATALVYPAV
- the ispD gene encoding 2-C-methyl-D-erythritol 4-phosphate cytidylyltransferase, yielding MNTAPKRPVTAVILVAAGSGQRLGYGMPKAAVPLGGEPILMHALRGIVAAGIASQVCIALPAGDEELRRLCEDFRVELVDGGPLLTMVDGGASRADSVRSALAAVEEGTEAVLVHDAARALTPEHVFHRVAQALAAGAEAVIPVIPVVDTVKTVAATEGQAADVAPELVTGTAPREELRAVQTPQGFQLPVLRRAHEAAEGFDERQAAAVTDDAMLVELLGVPVHAVRGASQSLKITTPLDLIIAEGLLEGPLGARWVEG
- a CDS encoding CarD family transcriptional regulator, whose protein sequence is MVFEVGETVVYPHHGAAKIEEIKMRTVKGEEKMYLKLKVAQGDLTIEVPAENVDLVGVRDVVGKDGLEHVFDVLRAEFTEEPTNWSRRYKANLEKLASGDVIKVAEVVRDLWRRDHDRGLSAGEKRMLAKARQILISELALAEKTDEEKAASVLDEVLAS
- a CDS encoding response regulator transcription factor; the protein is MSRILIVEDEESFSDPLSYLLGKEGFEVEVVDNGLDAITEFDRNGADLVLLDLQLPGQSGTEVCRQLRQRSTVPVIMLTAKDTEIDKVVGLELGADDYVTKPYSSRELVARVRAVLRRQGEPEELISSTVHAGPVRMDIERHVVSVDGEQVSLPLKEFELLEMLLRNSGRVLTRGQLIDRVWGSDYVGDTKTLDVHVKRLRSKIEPDPSLPRYLVTVRGLGYKFEP
- a CDS encoding sensor histidine kinase; its protein translation is MLLGVIAGLLGLSFGVFGVLAFRASEKQRELVEIEYDEPALPQGSAQVLAVVGQAFVVVDAIDGVVRASPAAYAYGLVRGHTVVHRELLDMTANVRRDGVILERQLELPRGPLGQGTIIVQVRAAMLGEEYIVLLADDRTEITRTEEIRNDFVANVSHELKTPVGAISLLAEALESSADDEDAVRRFAKRMHKESARLAALVQDIIELSRLQGANVAQQGHPVDINDVIAEAVDRSQLPAESKNIQIVIGGRAQAKVYGDRDLLVTALRNLIDNAIRYSPENTRVGIGVRSKEGLVSVSVTDQGEGLSPEDQERVFERFYRVDSARSRHTGGTGLGLSIVKHVVSNHGGEVTLWSQPGQGSTFTLRLPEMEGQEDESAPQSDGAAQTDRAAVQEAKAQAPASSQGQPDRPQQAKEVHDAAGVHERGANA
- the phoU gene encoding phosphate signaling complex protein PhoU; translation: MRKVFQEELAHVGEDLIEISKLVSEAIGKATTSFESADVDLAQDVIAADARIDFLQNSLDERAIDILALQGPVASDLRMIVGSLRMSASLERMGDLARHIAQLARLRFPANVIPESLSGTFKSFAEQDIEIANKLTQLLETRDLEVARDILKANSAVNDLHLSVFKAIARPDWQESPATTVDVALASRYFERFADHGVSVAQKVTYLVTGAWHPNSIEHG
- a CDS encoding phosphoglyceromutase; translated protein: MTYKLILLRHGHSEWNAKNLFTGWVDVDLNDQGREEAARGGELLVENNILPDILYTSLLKRAINTANIALDKADRGWIPVKRDWRLNERHYGALQGKDKAQTLAEFGEDQFMLWRRSYDTPPPPLDDSSEFSQSRDPRYADLGDDLPRTECLKDVLIRLLPYWESDIKEDLKAGKTVLVTAHGNSLRALVKHLDGISDDDIASLNIPTGIPLVYDLDENFQPITRGGTYLDPEAAAEAILAVANQGKK
- a CDS encoding class I SAM-dependent methyltransferase, coding for MVQKAERVVTSRGKPVGNVTRGTTNPNRMRRLDRWLAGPQAWRLRRAADPLVVDLGYGASPATAVELFERLQAVRPDVRVCGIEIEPERVRAAKPLERPGLSFRNGGFELPVPGNPVFVRAFNVLRQYEEGDVRRIWELVQGRLAPDGLFIDGTCDEIGRRSAWIALDAERPVSLTVSVRFGSFRLPSEVAERLPKALIHRNVPGERIHTLLQSMDRAWLEAAPLAPFGNRQRWTAMCRALLDGGWPVHDGPSRWRLGELTVGWEAVAPDAGYQGP
- a CDS encoding DUF2516 family protein, producing the protein MDGRLLIFYVESTVYYILGLIALALEVWAFFDCVRHRANAFEAVGKRTKTFWLALTGGSLAVGALSVLGGGSGGFLGPLGLFGLAAVVAASVYLADVRPAVKDAGRGGSRNMGPYGPW